A region from the Schistocerca serialis cubense isolate TAMUIC-IGC-003099 chromosome 1, iqSchSeri2.2, whole genome shotgun sequence genome encodes:
- the LOC126418310 gene encoding SPARC — MKSHLLLLALVFCLLVSDAFADKVRKHKKYRRVRTTTTTTTEAIQGAEDGDVFSVLAQDEEEEEKAQENEDLKKTPEEEEEEPQQPDDNEVIAIDPCAEKHCGAGQVCEVNEQGEGHCVCIPDCPVEVDPRRKVCSNHNETWGSDCEVYQMRCWCKHGMDGCRGDEYSHVHIEYYGECRDMPECTPDEMADFPRRMRDWLFNIMRDLADRRELTPHYLEMEREAENNMTRRWTNAAIWKWCDLDGHPHDRSVSRHELFPIRAPLMALEHCIAPFLDSCDVNDDHTISLVEWGKCLELDQDDLDERCDELREG; from the exons agGAAACACAAGAAATACCGGCGAGTTCGCACTACAACTACTACCACAACAGAAGCCATTCAAGGAGCAGAGGACGGTGATGTTTTTTCAGTACTAGCacaggatgaagaagaagaagaaaaagcacaGGAGAATGAAGATTTAAAAAAGAcaccagaagaggaagaagaggagccACAGCAACCAGACGATAATGAAGTCATAGCCATTG ATCCTTGTGCAGAGAAGCACTGCGGAGCTGGTCAAGTGTGTGAAGTGAATGAACAAGGAGAAGGGCACTGTGTGTGTATTCCTGACTGTCCTGTCGAAGTGGATCCTCGCAGGAAG GTGTGTTCCAATCACAATGAGACTTGGGGCTCAGACTGTGAGGTCTACCAGATGCGTTGCTGGTGCAAGCATGGCATGGATGGCTGCCGGGGTGATGAATACTCTCATGTCCACATTGAATATTATGGTGAATGCAGAGACATGCCT gaATGCACACCTGATGAAATGGCTGACTTCCCACGCCGAATGCGTGACTGGCTTTTCAACATAATGCGTGATTTGGCTGACCGTCGTGAACTGACACCTCACTACCTGGAAATGGAACGCGAAGCTGAAAATAATATGACCCGCCGATGGACCAATGCTGCCATCTGGAAATGGTGTGACTTGGATGGACACCCACATGACAG GAGTGTGTCAAGGCATGAGCTGTTCCCAATCCGTGCTCCACTTATGGCTCTTGAGCACTGTATAGCACCTTTCCTTGACAGCTGTGATGTTAACGACGATCACACCATCTCCCTGGTAGAATGGGGGAAATGTCTTGAATTGGATCAG GATGATCTGGATGAAAGGTGTGATGAACTGAGAGAAGGCTAA